The following are encoded together in the Chaetodon auriga isolate fChaAug3 chromosome 6, fChaAug3.hap1, whole genome shotgun sequence genome:
- the spi1a gene encoding transcription factor PU.1a yields MMDGYVIPPASEEIIPNEPEDYRPPAELYPYLTNVGEIYEDHRWTFHSERLQQADFDSSPVNHLTELQSVSPQQLTQPYRYSGEPLALHLDPPLGPLSVSPQIPYYTSSLCYQYQPSASPGHYYSEEEHREISPPFEVSDGEDEFEDHSSFRKDTNNKKKIRLYQFLLDLLRKGDMSDSIWWVDQDKGIFQFSTKHKEVLANHWGTQKGNRKKMTYQKMARALRNYGKTGEIKKVKKKLTYQFSEAVLRSLYLRQYPH; encoded by the exons ATGATGGATGGATATGTCATACCACCT GCCTCAGAGGAAATCATTCCGAATGAACCTGAGGATTATCGACCACCTGCGGAGCTGTACCCCTACCTCACTAATGTGGGGGAGATTTATGAAG ACCACAGATGGACCTTTCACTCTGAGCGCCTCCAGCAAGCGGACTTCGACAGTTCTCCAGTGAATCACCTCACAGAGCTTCAGTCTGTGTCTCCTCAACAACTGACACAACCCTACCGCTACAGCGGCGAGCCTCTGGCCCTCCACCTGGACCCACCGCTCGGACCCCTCTCTGTGTCACCACAA ATCCCATATTACACCTCATCCCTGTGCTACCAGTACCAACCCTCTGCCTCACCTGGCCATTACTACTCagaagaggagcacagagaaatTAGTCCCCCGTTCGAGGTATCAGATGGGGAGGATGAATTTGAAGACCACTCCTCCTTCAGGAAAGACACTA ACAATAAGAAGAAAATCCGCCTGTACCAGTTCCTCCTGGACTTGCTAAGAAAGGGTGACATGAGTGACAGTATCTGGTGGGTGGACCAGGACAAAGGCATCTTCCAGTtctccacaaaacacaaagaagttCTGGCCAACCACTGGGGTACGCAGAAAGGAAACCGCAAAAAAATGACCTACCAAAAGATGGCTCGAGCTCTGAGGAACTATGGCAAAACTGGAGAGATTaaaaaggtgaagaagaagctgaCCTACCAGTTCAGTGAGGCAGTGCTGAGGAGCCTCTACTTGCGTCAGTATCCTCACTGA
- the tmem276a gene encoding transmembrane protein 178B — MAAMRTLTVAGLFLAFCALGLIAVAISTDNWYETDARRHRERCKNYSNKRNDPGYIYISNNNLPLRMLPKEKNVERRGSSVSGEMLLRAKRHFLPPAPAMESLCSRQYNSTITGLWKKCHREGYDLETEDLIFKGLVPRCTPIKYYYSSSVLPRNLPINLTKTIRQDEWHALHLQRMTASFIGMAISIILFGWIIGVLGCCKEHDLMQYVAGLLFLMGGTCCIISLCTCVAGINFELSRYPRYMFGIPEDISHGYGWSMFCAWGGLGLTLLAGFLCTLAPSLYPPHTPVVHKPRQENGCV, encoded by the exons ATGGCTGCTATGAGGACTTTAACCGTGGCGGGTCTCTTTTTGGCGTTTTGCGCTTTGGGACTGATAGCAGTAGCGATCAGCACAGACAACTGGTACGAGACTGACGCGAGGAGGCACCGGGAACGCTGCAAGAATTACTCAAACAAAAGAAACGACCCCGGCTACATTTACATCTCCAACAACAACCTTCCACTTCGCATGTTGCCAAAGGAGAAAAATGTGGAGAGGAGGGGCTCCAGTGTCAGCGGCGAAATGCTGCTGCGGGCCAAGCGGCACTTCTTGCCTCCTGCTCCGGCCATGGAGTCCCTCTGCAGTCGGCAGTACAACTCCACCATCACCGGACTGTGGAAAAAGTGCCACCGGGAGGGATACGACTTGGAGACGGAAGATTTGATCTTTAAAG GATTGGTTCCGCGCTGCACACCAATAAAATACTACTACTCATCATCAGTGCTGCCCAGAAACCTGCCAATCAATCTGACGAAGACAATAAGGCAGGATGAGTGGCACGCGCTCC ACCTCCAGAGGATGACCGCCAGTTTCATAGGCATGGCCATATCCATCATCCTGTTCGGCTGGATCATAGGCGTGCTGGGCTGCTGTAAGGAGCATGATCTGATGCAGTATGTCGCTGGACTTCTCTTCCTCATGGGAG ggACATGCTGCATAATCTCCCTTTGCACATGTGTGGCTGGGATCAACTTTGAACTGTCCCGCTATCCCCGCTACATGTTCGGGATACCAGAGGACATCAGTCATGGTTACGGCTGGTCCATGTTTTGCGCGTGGGGTGGACTGGGCCTCACGTTGCTGGCTGGTTTCCTGTGTACACTGGCTCCTTCCCTCTACCCTCCACACACCCCTGTGGTGCACAAGCCCAGGCAGGAGAACGGCTGCGTGTGA